One stretch of Paenibacillus sp. AN1007 DNA includes these proteins:
- a CDS encoding ABC transporter ATP-binding protein, with translation MGKNTLKEGMGNILKEGTRNISKESTGNISLGRRVRPFVKPYRISLITMLFCELIMVLVDLIGPLIFAVMIDEVFYHRNLHFFGYVILTYIALYLGVRALSWIIKSIWIYLNVKFLFDIRRKLFDRILHFKASNYEKAKTGDLITRLTSDAESIMQWIEVMIFEMAAPLTKLLISYVFLFYLNPYIALAMMVLVPVSVWVSQYFNRKMTRQQTVLRGKYGHFVSWMLEMLQGMRDIRLLGSGKRASLLFAGQSADVIRLDNRTEVMKWMSTRSNAFIFLLSDLCIYAVAGVLIVQGQLTAGIFVAIMSYLSKNNQSMMMIYEAVVNLPKLTVQSHKVFDLLEEEVERTDGHPELDLQHGEISFAQVRFRYENGPRVLDGLDLHVGARESVALVGKSGSGKTTLVNMLLGFYTPEEGEIRIGGRPIGQYTLTCLRKRVGIVQQESILFNESIRYNLLLGSAHADDEQLWEACDQAYIGDFIRSLPEGLDTQLGAGGMELSGGQKQRLSIARIFLKQPCLIIFDEATSALDYEAEQAIQQSWQHLSRDRASIIIAHRLSSILNADRIAVLHEGRIVAEGTHGYLLENSEHYRELFVEDFIRKEGMMS, from the coding sequence ATGGGGAAGAATACTTTAAAGGAAGGTATGGGGAACATTTTAAAGGAAGGTACGCGGAATATTTCAAAAGAAAGTACGGGGAATATCTCATTAGGCAGGCGGGTGCGCCCATTTGTTAAACCCTACCGGATTAGTTTGATCACAATGCTGTTCTGCGAGTTGATTATGGTCCTTGTAGATCTGATTGGGCCGCTTATATTTGCAGTTATGATTGACGAAGTGTTCTATCATCGAAATCTTCATTTCTTTGGTTATGTGATTTTGACGTATATTGCATTGTACTTGGGTGTTCGGGCACTAAGCTGGATCATCAAATCCATCTGGATCTATTTAAATGTAAAGTTTCTGTTTGATATTCGGAGAAAACTGTTTGATCGTATCCTGCATTTTAAGGCATCCAACTATGAGAAAGCCAAAACAGGCGATCTGATTACACGTCTCACCAGCGATGCGGAATCGATCATGCAGTGGATCGAAGTCATGATTTTTGAAATGGCTGCACCGCTAACCAAATTGTTGATTTCGTATGTGTTTTTATTCTACCTCAATCCGTATATTGCGCTGGCTATGATGGTACTGGTGCCTGTTTCGGTATGGGTGTCCCAATATTTCAATCGTAAAATGACCAGGCAGCAAACCGTTTTACGCGGGAAGTACGGGCACTTTGTCAGTTGGATGCTGGAAATGCTCCAGGGCATGAGGGATATCCGTCTTTTAGGAAGTGGGAAAAGAGCTTCTCTGCTGTTCGCCGGGCAGAGTGCAGATGTCATTCGACTGGACAACCGGACAGAGGTCATGAAGTGGATGTCTACCCGTTCGAATGCATTTATATTTTTGCTGTCCGATCTGTGCATTTATGCTGTTGCAGGAGTGCTTATCGTGCAGGGGCAGCTGACTGCAGGCATCTTTGTTGCCATTATGTCCTATCTGAGCAAGAACAATCAGTCCATGATGATGATCTATGAGGCGGTTGTGAACCTTCCCAAACTAACAGTACAGTCGCACAAAGTATTTGATCTCCTGGAGGAAGAAGTAGAGCGGACAGATGGCCATCCCGAACTGGATCTGCAGCATGGAGAAATTTCCTTCGCGCAGGTGCGGTTCCGCTATGAAAATGGACCTCGTGTGCTGGATGGTCTTGATCTACATGTCGGTGCCCGGGAGTCGGTTGCCCTCGTAGGAAAAAGCGGCTCAGGAAAAACAACGCTTGTGAATATGCTGCTTGGTTTCTACACCCCCGAGGAAGGAGAAATCCGGATTGGCGGCAGGCCGATCGGACAATATACACTGACGTGTCTTCGCAAACGTGTAGGCATTGTGCAGCAGGAGTCCATTCTGTTTAATGAGAGCATTCGTTACAACCTGCTGCTGGGCAGTGCACATGCAGATGATGAGCAGCTGTGGGAGGCTTGTGACCAAGCCTATATCGGGGATTTTATTCGTTCGCTTCCGGAAGGGCTGGACACCCAGCTCGGAGCAGGGGGGATGGAGCTGTCAGGAGGACAAAAACAGCGCTTGTCCATAGCCCGCATCTTTTTGAAGCAGCCTTGTTTGATTATATTTGATGAGGCAACATCAGCACTGGATTATGAGGCCGAACAAGCTATTCAGCAGTCTTGGCAGCACTTGAGCAGAGACCGGGCTTCCATTATCATTGCTCACCGTCTGTCTTCTATATTGAATGCAGACCGGATCGCGGTACTGCATGAAGGACGTATTGTGGCCGAAGGTACACACGGATACTTGTTGGAGAACAGTGAGCACTACCGTGAACTGTTTGTAGAAGATTTCATTCGGAAGGAGGGGATGATGTCTTGA
- a CDS encoding acyl carrier protein, translating to MSGMITVEQRILQAVDKIMACGTPIPMDQTWFELGVNSIDYIKIMVEIENELDVEIDDERLAYGPSELIGDFRDYVVSLIKGESGHETD from the coding sequence ATGAGCGGAATGATAACGGTGGAGCAGCGAATCCTCCAGGCTGTCGATAAAATTATGGCATGCGGTACCCCTATCCCGATGGATCAGACGTGGTTCGAACTGGGTGTGAATTCAATTGATTACATCAAAATTATGGTTGAGATCGAAAATGAATTGGACGTGGAAATAGATGATGAGCGTCTGGCTTATGGACCATCCGAGTTGATTGGAGACTTCAGGGATTATGTTGTAAGTCTGATTAAAGGAGAGTCTGGACATGAAACGGACTAA